CTCTTCATTTTGCTCAAATCTTTCTTCCGGTCTAAACcaggaaatataaaaataaatggatAAAATAAACCACTATGTTGATGATACGAGAGTGGGAGTAATAGATGGATAAATAAATCTCTTTGTCAACAACATGATTctaatagatatacagtagagtctcacttatccaagctaaacgggccggcagaactttggatatgtgaatatcttggataataaggagggattaaggaaaagcctattaaacatcaaattaggttatgattttacaaattaagcaccaaaacatcatgttataccacaaatttgacagaaaaagtagttcaatatgcagtaatgttatgttgtaattactgtatttacaaatttagcaccaaaatatcatgatatattgaaaacattgactacaaaaatgtcttggataatccagaaccttggataagcgagtcttggataagtgagactctactgtaatagtaatatatGGTTAAACAAGTTGCTACGCTGCCAATAAGATCATGAGAATAGATGGATAAAATGtgatataatttttaatttttaaaatgaattctgTGTATGACCTTCGTTCTTGTCGATCTTGTTGATCATCCTCCGCAAGGGGTCGATGTACTTGGAGAGCTGCTTGAGCTTCTCCAGGTACTGCTGCTCCTCAGACTGGCTGGAACTGGCCGGACTCATGACGGAGCTGGGATTGCCTtcggggagcaaaaggaaaggggcttgagaggaggaggaggaggaggaggagaaggggggaaggaaggggaagggagaggaGAGCGGAAGAGAGCCAAGAAGGCTCCGGTGGGGGCAAGGAAGGGAAGCCGTACCGGGGGTGTTGAGGGGTCCCGGCGAAGGGACGCTGAAGGTCTGGGGGGTCCGTGCGGCCGCCGGGCTCTGCGAAGAGGGCTGTGGGGAAGGGCTGGGCAGGAAGCCTCCGGGGGACGGAGCGGGGCCCGAGCTGCCAGCGGAAGGGAGAGAAGGGCGTCAGGAAGAGGAGCCGCAGGAGGGGAGAgcaaggccgggggggggggggcaggcctCACAGCTGGCCCTGCGGATCTGTTCCCAGGCCAGGACGGAGTCGGCCTTTCCCGGGCCCCTGAAGGGAGGGGCCGGCCGGCCTCCCCTTCTGTCTCAGAGCccggacggggggggggggggggggggcgagcaCCTGACGTTGGAGTTGGGCTGGGAGGTGGGCTGCGGCGAGGGCTGTGGGGGGGGCGGGGGCATGGGCGGGGGCTGCGGGGTCTGGGCGGCCTGCTGCTGGACGGGCGACGGGGAAGACATCATGGCGACCTGCGGAGAAGGAAGCAAGGAGAACGGTGGTGGAGGAGGGGGCCCTGGACGGCACGTGAGCCTGGGGGGCCGGACCCTCCCCCGGAAATACCTGTGGCGGCATCTGCATGGcgctggggggcgggggggccgAGACGGCGGCGGCCGGAGGGAAGCGCGGGCGGATCTGCATCCCGCCCCTGGCCATCGCGGCGGTCATCAtcttgggaggaaggaaggaagatgggtCAATGGTCACCGAGGCCGACCGTGGCCGCCTGCGGGCTCCCGCTTCCTCTTTGCCCCCCCCCTCACCTGGTTGGAGGCCCCCATTTGGGCCGCCTGGGCCGCCACGgccgcctgctgctgctgctgttgctgttgctgctggagGGCTCTGGCCTGCGAGGGTGAAAGGTCAGGGTCAGGGTGGCCGGCACGAGCGtcaagacaggagggagggaaaagcccAACATGGCGGCCAGTGTCTCCCCTCAGGCCCCAAGGCGGGACTCACCTGCATGGCCTTGAGTTGCTGCGGGGTCAGGGCCACGGGCATGACCTGTCCGGGGATCTGGCCAGGAAGGGTCTGGGCCTGCGAGACCATGGGCTGCGGGGGGATCTGGGAGGCCTGCGCGGCCGAcacttgttgctgctgctgctgctgctgctgttgttgctgctgctgctgctgcatctgCTGGATCTGCTGCTGCATGACCTGCTGGGCAGAGGCCGGAGGAGgaggctgctgttgttgctgctgttgttgctgctgctgttgttgttgcacttGGGCGGCCTGCTGCTGGAGCTGCTGCTGCATCTGGGCAATGCgctggagctgctgctgctgctgttgctgcatcTGCGGGGAAGGGGAGAGATGGGGGCCTGGACTCCAAATCCCAGCTTCCCCCAGGAGACTCGTAGAGATTGCGGGAGATCCCCTTTACCTGCTGCTGGCTCTGCTGGTGCAGCTGCATCTTCAgcatgtgctgctgctgctgcaccgCCTgcatctgctgctgctgttgctgcgcCTGCTGCTGCTGTTGGGCGGCCACGGCGGCGGCTGCGGcggcctgctgctgctgctgcgcctGGAACTGCTGCTGCAGCGCGTTCTGCTGCGCCTGCTGGAACTGTTGCtgcgcctgctgctgctgctgctgctgcaaggcCGCGGCGGCcacctgttgctgctgctgctgctgctgttgcgcCATTTGCTGCAGCTGGAGCTGGGCTgagagaggaagcaggaggagccTTGAGAGGAGTCGGGCCCGGGTACGGGAAACAATGCCTAGAGGGCTCCAGGGGTGGTGGGGTCGGGCCCCGGGCACCAGGAGTGAGGGGAGAGGGGTCCCTCCTTCTCTTGGCCAAGCTGCTTCCAGGCCGAGGGACTTACTTGGCTGCCCGGAGGGAGGGCCGATGCCGGGGATGCCGTGGGGCCCCATGGGGTTGGCGCCGGGGCCCGGGGGCGGCTGCTGTCCGGGCAGGGGCCCCATCTGCTGTGCCAAGGGGAGGCCGGCCATCCCCCCCATGGGGGCCCCTtgaggcggggggcggggccccAGCCCcatcgaggaggaggaggacgacgcCGCCGGCCCTCCGCCACCGGCCCCCCCTCCTCCGCCACCGCCTCCTCCGGCCGGGGGTCCGCCTCCCGTCAGGGTCTGGAGGGCGTTCATGGGGTctgcggagagagagagaagagcaaaggaggaaggaaggaaggaaggaaggaaggaaggaaggaaggaagaaaaatcacAGGTGGGAAGGAGAGGAAATGAAGGGATAGTAaaggggagagggaaagggaagaaaggcaggcaggaggaaaaagagggaaggcaagaaggaaggagggagggagggagggagggagggaggagggctcTTACCAGCAGCTGCAGCCGAGGCCATGGACTTCTTATTGTCTGTGAAACAAAGAGGATCCGGAAATGAAAAAGAGTGAGACAAACGGGAGGGGAACTGCTTTGAAGCAAGTCttgtaaagagagagagagagagagagagagagagaggtggatgAGCAGGGAGCTACTTACGGATGTCCCGGAAGTGGATGATGAGTCGGGCCACCAGGGAGAGGTACTCCTCCTGAGGGGGAACCACACGTTAAGGGGCGCCACGGGTGTGCCTCTCTACACTGCAGCATGAATGCCTGTTTGGCTctaattgggggaggggggagggacacACTCACCCTGGTCTTGGCCTTCATGAAGACGTGGTTCTCCATGTCTTTGCTGGACTTGTTGTGCGCCACGCCCGCCTTGCGCATGGCCTCCTctctgccggggggggggggggggagacaaaaaGAAGggatttattatacatatatggaaactgactggcagcgcatggggtgcagacccacaagtcataagaacctcagccctggccttgtctttctcaactgcagagtacgcctgtcctgtctggcacaagtcacttttaaatttatttattatgcaatgcttttgccaccaaataaataaatacatacatatacatatactggagcccccaatggcgtagtgggctaaagccttgtgacttggagGTTCGGTTgccgacctgaaagctgccaggttggaatcccacccggggagagtgcggatgagctccctctctcagctccagctccatgcagggacatgagagaagcctcccacaaggatggtaaaagcatcaaaacatccgggcaacgtcccctgggcaacgtccttgcagacggccaagtctctcacaccagaagcgacttgcagtttctcaagtcgctcctgacacgggaaaaaaacacatacatactgtagatacatatacatatatacatatatctaaGAGATGGAGATCTTCTCTTCCTCTTGCAATGGTTTTCCTGCAGGCCACCTTGGGCCTCTGCCATTCTCATCATCATCGCCAGTCTATTCTATTGGCCTCTTCTTTTGGGAATGCTTTCCTCCCGGGACGTCTGAGGGTGGCaaggaaacccccccccccccggactcaCATCTGGCTGACCAGCTTCTGCCGGAAGTTGCTGCTCCGCCAGTCGTTCTCCTCCATGgcgcccttctttccttcctcgaAGGCAGGCCCGGGCCGCTTCCCGGGGAGGGAGAGGAAGCCAGAGGACCAAGCTAGGCCGCTTCCGGCCCAGACCGGAAACACGGAGCCTACTTCCGGCCCTGACCCCCACTGCCTGCTGGGAAATGGAGTCGCATTGCGCACTCATCtggattgaaatattatttttttaaattattttatctcTCTGCGATTGGTTTTTTTTAGGAAGTCTGTCCTTTCTCGCCGGGTGTGGCTCCTctggagaaaagggggggggaggccaaAGGGACCCGGAAGTGACGTCCCCTCGTCGGTGCGGTTCTGGCGCGTGCGCCCTTGGGCTTCGGCGGGCGGCCATGCCTTTCCGCTTCCCCCTTggccttccccttcctcctcctccgcttctcGCCTCGGGCCCCGGGCCTCCCGCCGGGCTTCCCTGAGGAGGGAAACCCTCGGCGGGGCCTTGGCCTGACGGAAGCGTGGCCGCGCGTGGGCTCTTtctgaggggaaggaaggaaggaaggggccccTCTCGCCGTCTCTGGGCAGGTGTGGCCCCGTGaggcccgcccgcccgcccgcccgcccgccctccTCGGGGCTTTCCTGGGGGAAACGTGGCCCTGTCTGGGGCCGGGGCGCCTGTCCTTGcgcgcccttccttccttccttccttccttccttccttggtgtGCCCGCCCTCCCGGCCGGGGAGCATGTCGTGCCCGTGCCCGTGTCCGGGGGAGGGGTGCCGGGGGCGGGGCGCGTGGTACGCGGGGCGGCTGGGGCGGCGGGAGGCGGCGTGGCGGCTGCAGGGCCAGCGCCAGGGCACCTTCCTGGTGCGGGACTCCTCCACCTGCCCCGGGGACTACGTCCTCTCCGTCGCGGAGAACGGCCGCGTCTCCCACTACATCATCCACGCCCTCCCCGGGGATGGGGGCGGCGCCGCCGGGAGGGGCCTCTTCCGCATCGGGGACCAGCACTTCCAGAGCCTGCCGGACCTGCTGGACTTCTACCGGGACCACTACCTCGACACCACCACCCTCCGGGAGCCCCTCCCCAGGTGAGCACGcggggcccggggggggggggggaggggggaggggggaggggggggcggcCCCGCCTGAGCAGGCCTGACCAGGGCggcccctctcctctcctctcccgcAGGGGCGCCGCTTCCCCGCCGGCCCCCGGGCGCCCGCCCTCCCTCCCGCCGGAGGGGCCCGAGGAGCTGGTGCGGGCGCTCTATGACTTCGCCGGGAAGGACGCGGAGGACCTCCCGTTCCAGAAGGGAGAGGTGCTGTCCATCGAGGAGAAGCCCGAGGAGCAGTGGTGGCGCGCCAGGAACAAGGAGGGACGCCAAGGCATGATCCCCGTCCCCTACGTCCACAGGCTGCTGCTGCCGCCCAGCAAGGGCGCCGCCAAGGGGGCCGGGGGCCGCTACGGCATCCCGGAGCCCGCCCACGCCTACGCCCAGCCCCACGGACACCCCGCCCCTGCCCCCGCCGCCCCTGCCGCCCAGAAGGGCCCCGTCTTCGCCAAAGCCATCCAGAGGAGGGTCCCCTGCGCCTACGACAAGTCCGCCCTCGCCCTCGAGGTACCCACTCCCTCATATATTATACAGGCAtcctccaagaaaaataaaattattccaaATTGTACCATTGAGTCTATTAAAGataacacaaaaataataatcagaTTCTTTTTGGTTTAAATATATCAGAAACATTAACAATACATTATTTCTAGAAAGCactttttattaataaaataggATTACTTTTTCTATCATTCAGCAGAAATTAATAAAAGTAATGTAtgtagcagcgctccatgcagtcatgctggccacatgaccttggagatgtctatggacaatgccggctcttcggcttagaaatggagatgagcaccaacccccagtcagacatgacagcacttaacgtcaggagaaaaactttacctttcttaacatgtatttgttttttataaaatataccacaaaattgaataaaaatctgattttttttttttgtatcacctCCTCGTGTCTCTTTCAGGTTGGCGACCTGGTGAGAGTGACCCGGATGAACATCAACGGCCAATGGGAGGGCGAGATCCAGGGCCGGAAGGGCCTCTTCCCTTTCACGCACGTCCGAATCATCGACCCTCAAAACCCGGATGAGAACGAATGACCTTCCCTTCCGCTTCCTGTTTCATTTCCTTCTCAAGGAGAGCTTCGTTTTTggaattaatatattttttctcaCCGTTTTCGTCCATTGAAGGATGGGAAGTAAAACAACTTTTCCAGATGGCGGGAACTGATAACACTCTTTAAGGAGTAACTTTTTCCCCCAATGAAgaatcttttttaatttttttttatatattatatatatgaagACTTGATGgattttatttcttcattcttCAACGGAAGGAACAATCCGTTTCAACGAGCTTTTGCTTATTAACAGGAATCAAAAGCATTGCGACTTTTTCCCCGCTATTTATATCTTTATTCTTTTTAGCTCGTTTTGCCTTAAAATCCTGCTTTTTTTGAGTGATTTTTTGCTGTCACTTTGTTCacatactttggggggggggttgcatttaTTATCAAGCTTCGATAATCACTAAAATTAACATTATTTTGATAATTTGCGACATTACattttttctgaatttcttcAGAACAAGGAATgattgaaaagaaacaaaatacaaaCTACAAGGAATAATTagaaatttatttaaaaactacTCAACAACTTGAATGTTGGATATTTAAATGTTCCACTCagtattaaaaagaaacaaaagtgcCTTAATTTGAATAATTGTGTGTGGGAAAGTCAGGGGACAATCGATTTTTTGCGgtaaaatgaagagaaaaaaatgtcatttttgtgGTATAAGACGGGGGAATTTGCCTTGTTTTGTGTGGTTGGATCTGGAAATGGACGAGAAATTCTGGATATTTTTTACTGTGAAAAAAATGCTTCCTGTTTATGGATCTTTTCTCACCAAATATTAATACTACTGAGCTTCGTTGTGTTCATGAATATTGAATAATAATGATGGAGAACCATTATTTCTCTTGTGTTTCCAAAATGGGTggaatttcccccatttttaaataattgtgcAAAAAAgagtggctttttttaaaaaaaattgtctttttatttttctttcattatgtgtgtgttttgagtgtgaaaaaaatcaaaatatccaTCACATTTAAAggcaataataatgtgttgtaacGCTTTATTTTTGATGGGGGGAAAagtcttatttttgaggaaaccACTGATTtgagatttttattatttttattaattttctacgccacagatttttttaacagtattaaatatatattcttaGAAACAAACCAATGGTcggcagcttttttaaaaaattgtacaaatatattgtataaatatatgtatttgtctTGCAACGCTTTGAGTTGTGAGCCGCTTgggagtctccgtatggagagaaaaagtgggacaaaagaaaacaagatgACGTGCGTCCGCATTTGACATGCATTTTTATTCTTTCCCATTCTCCAGTCACCAATAAGGGAAGAAGGGGCACGGGGAGCCCGGGGCATGACCCCCTTGGGAGCCCCCAAACTCAGCAGGGAAGGCCATGGGGCAGTAAGGGGGAGGGGTCACCATCCATGGGGCCCCAAAGGCCTGCTCCGGAAAGGCAGGACGGAAGGGGGAGGGGCCCGGGTCAGGGGTCATGACCTTCGGAGGAAAGTCCGCCggaggaggggggcggggccaaaggtCCTCGGTCTCTGGGAGGAACCTGTCAAAGGAAGAGGAGAGGacaagtcacacacacacacaaatattacatatatatatgaatCTTACGTAATCATGTGTGTACAcatagatatatctatatatcaatttacatatacaatatatatatacacacacacacaaaccatagTTATATGAATGTCAACAGAATTCTATCTTTCTCTTCCCATAATTTACAGTGGGTTCGATCCATTGCCATCTTATTCTGCTTCTCCCACCTGAGAGGGCCTTCGGCCATTTTGGCTGGAGGAGGCCCAAAGCGGTGTCCGTCGGGCCACTCGTCGGGGCCACGGccaccttcctcctcttcctcgtttTCCTCGGCCATTTTCCCAACCATCGGCAAGCCCATCGGCTCCACTGATCAGAAGGGAATAAAAGCGAGATGGCCACTCCGTCCGCCATGTTGGAAGGAAGGGGTGGGACCCAAAAGCCGGCCAGCTGGGAATACCTCTTTGGTGGGCAGCCATCTTCAATGggctctcctccttcttcctcttccgttGGACCCTCCCCTCCCTTTGGAAAGATTCCAAAATTATGATAACAATCCTTCATTTAACACGTTTGATATGTTTGAACAAATAAATGTTCTAAATAGAATCAATATTGGGCTCACCGCGAAGCGTTCCCTCCTTGATCCCGGAAGCCCTTTGCAAACggattgttgtatattttcaGTTTCGTGATCTAAGCAACAGAAAGATTAAGATGAATATTGTGCCAAAGGCCGGGGGTTGTGTCCACGCAGGCGGGCCCTCACCTCCTGGTTCTGGTAGGCCGTGACCGAGGTGAAGGCCGTCTCGGGGAAGAGAAAGGTCCGGAAGGCGCTCCACCGGCCCCCGTCGTGGCCCTCTTCCGCACGAAGGACATGGAACCGGGGCTGGTAGCGGTGCATCGAGTGGAGGATCACCTGCGGATTTAATAGGGTCCATGTTGGAATTCCCATTCCCTTTGATTCCTAAGTGACGATCCCGTGGCGGCCATCTGGGGAGGGCAAGAAGGGGCGGGGTGGTTTGGCGGCCATCTTGGGGGGTCCCTCACGTGTCCCTGGGGGTCCAGGGTGTTGTTGGTGAGCTTGAGCTTCTGGAAGGAGACGGCCTGCTTCATCCAATGGGAGCCGAGGGATGGAGAGTCCGGGTGCAGGTAGGTCcggggtggggggcggggctcCGCCTTCCCAGACACCTCCCATTGGTCCTTCGCCCACTGATGGACACACAGGGAGAGACCACCATCAAAGGCAGCATTCACACCATTCACCATCCAATTAATTTTGTCTATATCACAATATATATCATCACATTACTATGAAATATACCAAAAAAGTATGAAAAATAAATGGGTAGTAAATATCCGATTatttgtaatataaaatatatcatgAAATTACCAACTGGATTATTTTTCGGAAGAAATATACCACAAATAGGATTATTTTAAtacaaatagattttaaaaattggtGTATATTTTTGTACCTTATAACGGAAATTGTCCAGAGGAACAAAGTCCACCATCATGAGATACTTGGCTTCAGAAAGCAGTCCGCTCACCTTGATTTTGCATTGAGGGAACATGCGCCTGGAGAAGGGGAAACAGAATCAAGgaagaaaaattaaataaaaaataataaattaagaaataagaaaaataatatggaaaatgagacaaaaataaattaagaaaaaataagaaaaagatagaaaaaataagaaaaaagttcGAATAAATTATAGTAAATTATAATATGAAGCTCAAACTCACCTCCCGTTTTTGGTGATGATCATCTCGGTCCCAATTTGATGGAATTTTTCCCAAAGATCCCGATCCTCCAAAGTGACTTCAATGGAAGAGGAAGATGCTGGAGAAGAAAATATTAAGATGACCCATCAACCCCCTACTTGGAAAAGGGGAacattgggatataataatagtaacaacagtaataatatgtaatataggAATGGATCTTTctaagccataataataataataataataataataataatataggattgGATCCCTCTTCTAAgccaaaataaattatatatatatatggatcctTCTAAGCCAAACTAATAAGAATATGAAAATACATAATATAGGCATACATTCTCCAAAGCAAAAtggtaacattaataataatatagtaatatatatatatattactatatatatatatatatatatatatatatatatatatatatatatatatatataaaataaaagggcCCATTCCTAtactatatagtaataatataataatataatataatggattCTTCTAAgtcattatgtgtgtgtgtgtgtatgtatatatatatatatatacacacacacacacacacacacacaatagggaCGGATTCGTCTAAgccaaaataataacaaaagatacttatatataatataataatataatatacaacagGAATGGATTCTTCTaagccaaaacaacaacaacaacaacaacaattctcccTGACCTGGGGCGCTGTCCTCCTCCATGTTTCCGTCCGCACTGGATTCAATGGGAGccttgcttcttcttctctcAAAAAAGGTCCGAATCGCCCTTTTATAGAAGACGTTTAAAAGAGGGAAGAAGGGCATCATGGGGGGAAAAGGGGGGGGAATAATGACCCTTTTCGTCAATTAAAAGCCTCCCTTTAATTCAGAGTCGATTTAAGTGACTAATTGCATTGCAGAAAAGGAATATATATCGCTGGATTGAATGGAGGATCTTCTCCGCAGGCtaacatttaaaattattattacatttgtaataataataacaataaagagacattattaataataataataataatacaaagtaaTAACAGAGTTGACTAgattctggaattattattatgtttctatgACTCTCAAAACAATaataagacattattattattattctataattatattccattattatttctcTGAAAGTAAACTCCGTGTCTGCCTGATAAGAATTAAACTTCAATTCAGGAAATAAGTTTGATTAAATTaaatctgattttattattattattattaattttttactctatttatttttcttaatttaaatgcattattgcaacattgaataagtgattaaatccaatttattactattacatttgaTATTTTATTCTATCTATTTTTCTTAATTTAAATGCATTATTACCACATTATAAAATAAGTCCAATGAAATTAAATCTGatttattactattgtatttgatattttattcttatattatcttttaaatattttccctCGTTATCCCTTCAATACTTTTGTAAAGGATTTAAAAgaagataaaataaaaggaagCTTTTAGGCCGAAAGCCATAAAAACCCACTTAAGGCCTTTATTTCCCTTTATTTGTGTGGAAATTAGGCCTTTGAGGGCCATAGACAAACAAGGAAATTCACCTTTTtattatccttttaaaaaaagctccATTAAACCTCCATTaaaagatttatttaaaaaacaaaacaaaatagtccTGAATATTTTACATTTAATCCTTTTTAAAACCAAAGAATGTATTTAGGCGTCTTCTGTTTCATCACTTAAACAAATGGTGAAGAATTAAAAATACAACTATTtatgtaatttatttttaaaatacctatATATAAAtagtttttctgtccaattttccaaaaacacaaagcaatataaataacaaaaaatcaatacaatgttattattatttctgtattttatttttaaacaaatatacTTTCTCCACCCTATTTCCAAAAGCacttaacataataaaataagaaaatttaaaaaaatattattctttCTGAATTTTATTCAAACAAATCatatattgatttgttttttcCATCCATATTTCAAAAACACAAagcatataataaaacaaaaaataaaacaaaaatatttcaaaatatttgtatTATGTATATGTTGCTTAATagcataaaattaaaaatattattttgaatacatacatattttttccaatttcccaaaaatataaagcaattaaaaataataaaaattaatagaaaAATAAGTTTTTCATCCAGTTTATAATTTTCTCCCAATTCCCAAAAGCACAAAgcactttaaaaaaggaaatgataaaaaataaaacaagataataataaaattataaattaaataaaaaataaacttttgTTTTGTTGCCCAAAGAAACAAGTTTATAAAAACACAAAgcgagaaagaaaacaaataggCTTTTAAAGCCGTTCGATAATTATTGATGCAGTAAAAGGGGAAATAAAAGCTCTTTACCTGAAAAACGGTCAAATAAAAGTCATTAAGTGGACAAATTAAATACTAAAGAAAGACTTGTTAAAAAGTTTCCTTTTTACTCTCATTCACTCGCATTTAACGGTTAAAAtgataattatttatatttaaaatattttttaaaaaagatattaggAAAGGTAGCACAATCTAGGCATATAGGCAGAACAGTAATATCCGGCTATGCTTCATCTCCTATTAACAACCAAGAGAAATTTAAATTTTCCCACTTTATTAGAAAAAGAGAATTCATTATTTATATTACAAAGCCAGGCAAagagtaaacaaaaacaaacccggTATATCGCGGTGCGTGACGCCATTCCCGATGCATTCGCAAATATCACCAAAATGAAGCAAACTAATAGAAGTgatagactatatatatatatacatataatgtaaaCTCTTTATTTTCTTCTCCTCATTGAAACATAATTCCCCCCAAAAGGAAACATTTACAGTAATCCCAAAATTCATTTACCGTAATGGCATTTCTCATATATATGTCTGAAATATTACTGGAAATTCATAATATCCCCCcagatatatatattatttaaccaAAATATTATGAAAATCCGCAATCCCGTTCTTCGAATATTTATCTGAATATTTTGTCTGGAAATAGTTCATG
This genomic interval from Anolis carolinensis isolate JA03-04 chromosome X, rAnoCar3.1.pri, whole genome shotgun sequence contains the following:
- the crkl gene encoding crk-like protein, coding for MSCPCPCPGEGCRGRGAWYAGRLGRREAAWRLQGQRQGTFLVRDSSTCPGDYVLSVAENGRVSHYIIHALPGDGGGAAGRGLFRIGDQHFQSLPDLLDFYRDHYLDTTTLREPLPRGAASPPAPGRPPSLPPEGPEELVRALYDFAGKDAEDLPFQKGEVLSIEEKPEEQWWRARNKEGRQGMIPVPYVHRLLLPPSKGAAKGAGGRYGIPEPAHAYAQPHGHPAPAPAAPAAQKGPVFAKAIQRRVPCAYDKSALALEVGDLVRVTRMNINGQWEGEIQGRKGLFPFTHVRIIDPQNPDENE
- the LOC100567021 gene encoding T-box-containing protein TBX6L, with amino-acid sequence MMPFFPLLNVFYKRAIRTFFERRRSKAPIESSADGNMEEDSAPASSSSIEVTLEDRDLWEKFHQIGTEMIITKNGRRMFPQCKIKVSGLLSEAKYLMMVDFVPLDNFRYKWAKDQWEVSGKAEPRPPPRTYLHPDSPSLGSHWMKQAVSFQKLKLTNNTLDPQGHVILHSMHRYQPRFHVLRAEEGHDGGRWSAFRTFLFPETAFTSVTAYQNQEITKLKIYNNPFAKGFRDQGGNASREGRVQRKRKKEESPLKMAAHQRVEPMGLPMVGKMAEENEEEEEGGRGPDEWPDGHRFGPPPAKMAEGPLRFLPETEDLWPRPPPPADFPPKVMTPDPGPSPFRPAFPEQAFGAPWMVTPPPYCPMAFPAEFGGSQGGHAPGSPCPFFPYW